GTAACTCGCCCCGACGGCGCCGACGACGAGCGCGAAGATCGTGGCGCTCTCGACGAGTGCCGTGGCGTCCTCGAGGAACGGGCTCACGACGAACAGGACCGCGAGCAGGTAGCCGACGATCGCCAGGAGCTGAACCCTCGTGCCCGGTTTCGGTGGGCCACGTTCCGGTTCGTCGTACTCGTCGCCGACGTACCACGCGTAGAGAGCACCGGCGCCCATGAACCCTCCCCAGGCGGCGGCGTGGCCCCAGCCGGGAAGTTCGTATGTGACGACGGCCTGTGAGCCGAAGGCGGCGAGCATCGTCAGCGGCGCGTAGACGAGCCACAGCTGGAACTGCGAGGGATAGCGCTCGTGGAGCCCCATCGCGTCTTTGATCCCCTCGAGGTCGGCCCGGAGCGCGTCGACGTCGACCTCGCCGTCGTCGGTCATCTCCTCACCTCAGAACGGATCGTTCCGGCCTCGGAGGGGATGAGACGTGGCGGCTCCGTTTTGTTGGCAGTTCGTGGGTTTGTCGGTCCGTAGTGTCGATCGGTCATGGCTGGACGTGGACGTAGTAGTTGAACAGGTCGGTGTAGTTCGGTTCGACCTCGGTCACGCGGGCGTTGTCGCCTCCCTCGATCGCCGCCCGGAGGGTCTCGAGGTCGCTGTCGGCGGCGAGGAAGCCGCGTGCCTCCCCGCCAAGCGGGAACAACTCGCCGTCGACGACGTACGTCTGTGCAGTGCGGATCGCCGACCGCCCGCTGACGCGAACCACCGGCGGCACCGACTCGAGTAACTCCTCGGGAGTGCCGACCGTTGAGATCGTCCCGTCGGGCATGAAGGCGATGCGGTCGGCGAGGGTGGCGTCGATCGGGCGGTGACTCGAGAGCACGACCGTCGCGCCGGCCGCGTTGCGCTCGAGGACGACGTCGTGAAACCGCTGGACGTTCGTCAGGTCGACGCCGGCGGTCGGCTCGTCGAGCAAGTAAAGCGGAACGTCCGCGCTCATCGTCAGGGCGAACTCGAGTTTCCGTTTCATCCCTTCGGAGTAGGTCTCGACGAGTTTTCCGAGGTCGGCCGTGAGCCCGAGCTCCTCGACGTAGCTCTCCCAGCGGTCGGTAAATCGGGGCTGAACTCGGCCGTAGAAGTCGACGTTCTCCCGGCCGGTCAGCGTCTCGACGGCGACCGAATCCTGGAGCAGAAAGCCCAGCGTGTCGCCGGCGGCCGCCTGCGGAGGCTGTCCGAAGACCTCGATCTCCCCCTCGGTGGGCCGTTCGCTCCCGGCGAGACACGACAGCAGGACCGTCTTCCCGACGCCGTTGGGACCCATCAGAAGGAGGATCTCGCCCTCGTGGACCTCGAGGTCGACGCCCTCGAGGATCTGGTCGTCGGGGCCGAACGTCTTGTGTAGGCCCGTTCCGGACAGTGCGAGGTCGGTCACGGCATCACCTCCCGTTTGTAGAGGACGCGACGCGTCGTGGCGATCCCGACGCCGAGGGCGAGTACGGCGTAGGCGGCGAGCACGGCGAGCCCGACGGCCGCGTCGGGGGCCACCGGCGGCGCGATTCCAATCTCCGCCGACGGCGGGACCACGAGGTGGTGGGCGACCAGTCGCGTGGCGAGGGTGTGTGGCATCCAGTTGAGCAACCAGTCGGGCCCGTGGAAAACGGAGGGATCCGTGCCGTTGTACCCCGAGAGCATGAACGCCACCAGCGCGAGGCTGACGGTGATGATCGAGGCGTAGCGGGAGTTACGAACGGCGACGGAGACGACGACGGCGACGACCATCCAGAAGACCGCGAACGTGACGAGCGCTGCGAGGACGTAAAGCGGCGAGAACCCAGAGCGGAGGTCGAAGCTCGCGCCGGTCGCGACGCCGATCGGAAGGACGACCGCGAACGCGACGAGCGCCAGGGTGGCCCCGGCGACCATCCGTCCCGCCAGGTCAGCAGTGGGTGCGATCGAGAGTGCCCGGAAGTGGACGTAGCGGTCAGCCTCGAGGTCCGCCCCGAGCTGTTCGCTGAAACTGTTGAGCGCGGCGATGATGGCTCCAAAGGTGCCGTAACTGACCGCAATACTGGCTTTCACGTACGGTTCGACGTCCGCTGGAACGTCGCCGGGGACGAACACCAGGATGGTCAGCAGGTAGAAGCCGGCGGGAAAGCCGATGGTCCAGAACAGGACGCCGGTGTCCCGGAACAGCTCCCGGACGTAGCGCTCGGTGAACGCCCGCGACTGGCTCGTCCACCGCTCGAGGTCGCGTCTCCCGGTCGGGGTCGACAGCGTGGTCGTGTCGGCCGTCATCGTTCTCGTGTTACAAATAACTCTCCTGTGCAATAAGCATTGCCAATAAATGTACTTTGTAGCACAAAGCAAATGGGCAGCTAAACAACAGATGTACTCGAACGTCACCCGTAACCCGGTGGTGTCGACCGTATCGCCGTGTAGGGTGCCTACAGGAAGTCGACCTCGAGAACGTCGGTGATCCCGGGAGCGTCGAAATCGGTGTCGAAGTCCGCGGGTCCACTCTTGAACACCTCACCCTGGTAGCCCTCGAACAGTACCAGCGGTGGGGCGACGGCACGCTCGTCGAGGTGGTCGTCGACGTACGTGACGGCCTCATCGACGCCATCGAGGCAGTCGATGAGGACGCTGCTGTCGTAGACCGTCATCGGTCGCCGACGCCGCGTTTCATCTCCTTGCGCTTCTCCCGTGCGCGTTCGGCCGCGTCGGTACCGGCCCAGAGCCCGGCCCCGTCCCGGACCGTCTCGCGCCGGTCCTCGACGAGACGCGAGAGCAGGTCGTCGAAGGTCTCGTCCTCGCCCTTGAGTGCCTCGAGCGCCGCGTGCGTCTCGTCGTCCACGCGGATGGTCTTGCTTATAGCCGTTTGTATACGGACCAGTGTACAGGGCCGTTTTCCCGATCCGGCCTGACCACTTTCACCGCGGTACGAGAACCCTTAACCACGGCGCGCTCGAATCCCGTCCCAATGGCTACGACGGACGAGGAAGTCCCTTCCATCGAGCACCCGCTGCTCGAGTCGAACTTCCTCGAGCGACGCCTCTACCAGCTGAAACTCGCCGGAACAGCGGCGAACGATCACACCCTCGTCTGTCTCCCGACGGGGCTGGGTAAGACGACGGTGAGTCTGCTCGTGACCGCTCGACGGCTCGACGAAGTGGGTGGGAAGTCGCTGATGCTCGCACCCACCAAGCCGCTCGTCCAGCAACACGCCGACTTCTACCGCGAAGCGCTCCGGATTCCCGACGAGGAGATCGTCGTCTTCACGGGCGACGTCAGCCCCGACGATCGGGCCACACTGTGGGAGGAGGCGACCGTGATCATGGCGACGCCGCAGGTGATCGAGAACGACCTCGTCGGCTCGCGAATCTCCCTCCGGGACGTGACCCATCTCACCTTCGACGAGTGTCACCGCGCCACCGGCGACTACGCCTACAACTACATCGCCGAACGCTACCACGCCGACGCACGCGAGCCGCTGGTGACGGGGATGTCCGCGTCGCCGGGCGGCGACGAGGAGGCCATCCTCGAGGTCTGTGAGAACCTGGGCCTCCACGAGGTCGAGGTGATGACCGAGGAGGACGCCGACGTCGCCGAGTTCACCCACGAGACCGACCTCGAGTGGGAACGCATCGAGTTGCCCGAGGAGGTGCTCGAGATCCGCGACGCGCTGAACGAGGTGATCACGGACCGACTCGAGAAGCTCAAAGAGCTCGGGATCGCCCGCTCGACGAAGCCGGATCAGTCCCAGTCGGACCTGAACCGGATGCGCGCGGAGCTTCAGCAGCTGATCGGCAACGACCAGTCGACGGGCTACAAGGGGATGTCGATCCACGCGGAGGTGATGAAACTGCGCCAGGCCGTGACCCTGGTCGAGACTCAGAGCGTCGAGGCTCTGCGGCGGTACTTCGAGCGCCAGCGCAACCAGGCCCGGACGTCGGGCGCCTCGAAGGCGAGCCAGCGGATGGTCTCCGATCCCCGGGTTCGAGAGGCGATGCGCAAAGCCGAGTCGTTCGACCAGCTGCACCCGAAGTACCGCAAGACGCGGATGCTCCTGGCCGAGACGCTCGGCCTCGAGGGCGGCGAGCGCGTGATCGTCTTCACCGAGTCGCGGGACACGGCCGAGGCGCTGACTGACTTCCTGTGCACGAGCTTCGACGCGAAGCGCTTCGTCGGCCAGGGCGACCGCGAGGGCTCCGATGGCATGACCCAGAACCAACAACAGGCGGTGCTCGACGAGTTCCGGGCTGGCGAGTTCGAGGTGCTCGTCTCGACGTCGGTCGCCGAAGAGGGCCTCGACGTCCCCGAGGTCGATCTCGTGCTCTTTTACGAGCCCGTCCCCACCGCGATCCGGTCGATCCAGCGCAAGGGCCGAACCGGCCGGCAGTCGAAAGGGCGCGTCGTCGTCCTGATGGCCGAGGACACTCGTGACGAGGCGTACTTCTGGATCTCCCGCCGGCGCGAAAAGGAGATGGAGTCGGAGTTGCGTCAGCTGAAGGGTGTGGCCGAGGAGATCGAGGAGGAACTGGACGCGAGCCAGCAGTCGCTCGAGGCGTTCGAGACCGGGGCGAAAGTGAACGACGGAACGGAAAAACCCGGTGACGGAAGCGGGGTCTCGAGTGGAAGCAAGGGGGTTGCGAAGCAGCCGGGGCTCGAGGACTTCGCCGACGTGGACGACGGCGACGCCGAAGCCGGCACCGGGGACGTCGAGCCACCGACGCCGGACGAGGAGGCGGAAACGATCGAGATCGTCGCCGACCAGCGAGAGATGGATTCGGACGTTCCACGGGAGCTCTCGAGGCGCGCGGACGTCGAGATTCGCCTCGAGACGCTCGCCGTGGGCGACTACGTGCTCTCCGATCGCGTCGTCGTCGAGCGCAAGTCGACGGCGGACTTCGTCGACTCGCTCGTCGGCGACGATCGGTCGGTGTTCGAGCAGGTCGGCGCGATGGCACGAAACTACTCGCGGCCGATCGTGCTCGTCGAGGGCGAGGGGCTCTACGAACAGCGCGACATTCATCCGAACGCGATCCGCGGGGCGCTCTCGAGCCTCGCGGTGGACTTCGGCGCGAGCGTGCTCAGAACCGAGAGCGAGGCCGACACGATGGAGCTGCTCGCGGTGATCGCCGGCCGGGAACAGGAGACCTCGGGTCGGTCGGTGTCGGTCCACGGCGAGAAGGGGACCAAGACGCTCGGCGAACAGCAGGAGTACGTCGTCTCCTCGATCGCCGAGATCGGGCCGGTGACGGCACGGGCGTTACTCGAGGAGTTCGGCTCCGTGGAGGCGGTGATGATCGCCACCGAGGAGGAGTTGATGGAAGCCGACGGCGTCGGGAAGGTGACGGCCGAGCGAATCCGCGAGGTCGTCGGGAGCGACTACACGGGCTGACCCGCTCGAACCGTTCGTGGGGCTCGCCTCACCGACCCAGCACCGCGAGCGCTTCCGCCGCTTCGCGGGCCGCCTCGAGGCAGTCGCGCGCGTAC
This portion of the Natronobeatus ordinarius genome encodes:
- a CDS encoding ABC transporter ATP-binding protein; its protein translation is MTDLALSGTGLHKTFGPDDQILEGVDLEVHEGEILLLMGPNGVGKTVLLSCLAGSERPTEGEIEVFGQPPQAAAGDTLGFLLQDSVAVETLTGRENVDFYGRVQPRFTDRWESYVEELGLTADLGKLVETYSEGMKRKLEFALTMSADVPLYLLDEPTAGVDLTNVQRFHDVVLERNAAGATVVLSSHRPIDATLADRIAFMPDGTISTVGTPEELLESVPPVVRVSGRSAIRTAQTYVVDGELFPLGGEARGFLAADSDLETLRAAIEGGDNARVTEVEPNYTDLFNYYVHVQP
- a CDS encoding antitoxin VapB family protein — encoded protein: MDDETHAALEALKGEDETFDDLLSRLVEDRRETVRDGAGLWAGTDAAERAREKRKEMKRGVGDR
- a CDS encoding ABC transporter permease, encoding MTADTTTLSTPTGRRDLERWTSQSRAFTERYVRELFRDTGVLFWTIGFPAGFYLLTILVFVPGDVPADVEPYVKASIAVSYGTFGAIIAALNSFSEQLGADLEADRYVHFRALSIAPTADLAGRMVAGATLALVAFAVVLPIGVATGASFDLRSGFSPLYVLAALVTFAVFWMVVAVVVSVAVRNSRYASIITVSLALVAFMLSGYNGTDPSVFHGPDWLLNWMPHTLATRLVAHHLVVPPSAEIGIAPPVAPDAAVGLAVLAAYAVLALGVGIATTRRVLYKREVMP
- a CDS encoding DEAD/DEAH box helicase, giving the protein MATTDEEVPSIEHPLLESNFLERRLYQLKLAGTAANDHTLVCLPTGLGKTTVSLLVTARRLDEVGGKSLMLAPTKPLVQQHADFYREALRIPDEEIVVFTGDVSPDDRATLWEEATVIMATPQVIENDLVGSRISLRDVTHLTFDECHRATGDYAYNYIAERYHADAREPLVTGMSASPGGDEEAILEVCENLGLHEVEVMTEEDADVAEFTHETDLEWERIELPEEVLEIRDALNEVITDRLEKLKELGIARSTKPDQSQSDLNRMRAELQQLIGNDQSTGYKGMSIHAEVMKLRQAVTLVETQSVEALRRYFERQRNQARTSGASKASQRMVSDPRVREAMRKAESFDQLHPKYRKTRMLLAETLGLEGGERVIVFTESRDTAEALTDFLCTSFDAKRFVGQGDREGSDGMTQNQQQAVLDEFRAGEFEVLVSTSVAEEGLDVPEVDLVLFYEPVPTAIRSIQRKGRTGRQSKGRVVVLMAEDTRDEAYFWISRRREKEMESELRQLKGVAEEIEEELDASQQSLEAFETGAKVNDGTEKPGDGSGVSSGSKGVAKQPGLEDFADVDDGDAEAGTGDVEPPTPDEEAETIEIVADQREMDSDVPRELSRRADVEIRLETLAVGDYVLSDRVVVERKSTADFVDSLVGDDRSVFEQVGAMARNYSRPIVLVEGEGLYEQRDIHPNAIRGALSSLAVDFGASVLRTESEADTMELLAVIAGREQETSGRSVSVHGEKGTKTLGEQQEYVVSSIAEIGPVTARALLEEFGSVEAVMIATEEELMEADGVGKVTAERIREVVGSDYTG